TGCGGCGGCGATCCAGGACCTCCACGAACTGCACATTCACGCGCTCGGGGAAGAGGGGGTGGTGCTCAACCAGGGGACCCAGGCGCCGAGCGGTCTCCGGGGTGACGGGCAGCCCCAGGATGACAGCGTGGGGATTGCCCACGCTCACGCCATGGATGGGCACCGCCTCACCCCCCAGGTCCAGGGGGTAGGCCTCGATGGGCTCGTCGGGCCCCACCCCCGCGAAGGGCAGCGAACCGGCCTCCCAGCGGGGCAGGCCCAGGTCAAGCTCGATGAGCCCCCCTGGCAGGAAACAGAGGGGCACCTCACCCGCGGGGGAGGTGATGGTGCCGGACTCCCCTTTCAGATAACCCGCGTCCCGCAGATACTGGGCGAAGATCCGGAGCCCGTTGCCGCTGCGTTGGGCCTCACCCCCGTCGGGATTGTAGATCCGCACCTCAAAGGGCTCCGCAGCCCCCAGGGGACCCAGCAGGATGCCGTCGGAGCCTGCACCCCGCTCCCGGTGGCAGATCCGCGCCACCCGCTCCGGGTTGAGCCGGATGGGGTGCTGCTGCGGATCCATGACGATGTAGTCATTGCCCAGGGCGTGGTACTTGCGGAAGGGCAGGCCGGGACGGGTCATCCCTCCAGTATCTGCGCAGCCTTGGCCGGGGGGAAGATCCACTGGAGCGTGCGGAGCACCAGGGGCGTGACCACCAGGAGGTTCAAGGGCACCGCCGCCAGTGCGTTCTTCCAGAGGGTGGAAAGGTAGAGGCTGCCGAAGCCGC
The sequence above is drawn from the uncultured Holophaga sp. genome and encodes:
- the dapF gene encoding diaminopimelate epimerase, which encodes MTRPGLPFRKYHALGNDYIVMDPQQHPIRLNPERVARICHRERGAGSDGILLGPLGAAEPFEVRIYNPDGGEAQRSGNGLRIFAQYLRDAGYLKGESGTITSPAGEVPLCFLPGGLIELDLGLPRWEAGSLPFAGVGPDEPIEAYPLDLGGEAVPIHGVSVGNPHAVILGLPVTPETARRLGPLVEHHPLFPERVNVQFVEVLDRRRIRLEIWERGAGYTLASGTSSSAVASVCRRLGLVDDDVTLEMPGGELRIRFVEGRILLAGPVTYVYEGIWPEEG